Genomic DNA from Fusarium keratoplasticum isolate Fu6.1 chromosome 2, whole genome shotgun sequence:
TCAGTTTATACGCAAAACCGACCGAAAGGGCCTGGGCCATGAGGGGGAAGCCAAATTGACGGGCCTCAGCAAAATTACAGCTGCAGcagacgatgacgatgacgacgaggaaccCCAAAGCGGCGATTTACGAAGTACATATCTAATTTCTACGGGTAGACAAAAACCCAAGCCTGGACGCGGCGGTATCGGGGTGGGCATTCTAAACGATAATGgctctgatgaagaggatcCATATGAAATTGGACCCAAGATTCGGTACAACCGCGTCATTGGaggcgacaagaagaagaaaaaggccaAAAAGGTGGCAGCTCCTGTCAATCCAGCCTTGAAGAATGCGCCGGTGTTTGTCTCCAGGACTGCCCGAGCCGGCAATGGCCTTCGTCGTTGTCACGATGGGCGTTTACCTCTGGATGGTTTTGTTCTCGCCAAGATTACCGAGGATCTGGCTGACCTCTTGTTGGAATATGCACCGCCTCCTGTTCCAGAGGGATGGGTATCTTCCAAGGCGCCGACAAACCAAGCAACATCTACAACATACACGTCAACGGCGGACGCAGCCAAAGCATCTACACACGATGCCAAGTCAAGAGCAGCGCTTCTCGGGGAGAAGGCTCTTCCTGGAAAATCCGTGTTTGACTTCATCTCTAGTTCGGCGCGCGACAAACTGGCTGCTGCGTCAGGAAGAAAAGATCTCCCTCCCGGGCTTGGCGAGGTGCCAGAAGGTTTCGCCATgacggaggaggaaaagCAACAGGCGCTGTGGGACGAAGCACCCAAGCTGGATCGTGAAACAGCCGTTGCAGCAATATCAAGAGGCTCAGCTGGGCCATACGCAGACGACGAGGCGAAAAAGGCACGTTATCGAACATATTTGGAACACTTTGCAACCGGGAACCAGCCGTTGCCGTACAAGCCCAAAGGAATGGCGGACGATGATTTCGCGCGGGAACTAGCCGAGTTTTATAACTGCGCTAGGATTTTCAAGCCCATGACGGGGTTCATGGCATCTCGCTTCACAACAGCGAAGAAACCATCAGTCACTTCAACAGACGGGTCAACAGGGGCTGAGCTTCTGTCAAAGCCCGAGCCAAAAGCGGCTGACCCGGCAGAGGAGGCGGCCAAGGTTGGCATGTATGGTAAGCTGACTCGAACAGTCGAGGACTTTTACCCAACGAGACTGCTGTGTAAGCGGTTCAACGTCAAGGCACCGGCGAACTCTCGACTAGACAAGGAAGCGGAGACAAGTAACTCAAGAGGCCCAGGGCTGATGGAAGATACGGGAGGCATGGCGGCCCCTGTTGGAGAGACCAAATACATCGAGAGCGCTCCATCAACGACAGGAACAACGCCAACTCCCAAACCGGAGCCGGTTATCAATCCAGACAAGAATGAGGCTTTGGAGGGAAAGACGGCTCATGATGAGGTGCTTCGGGCGATCTTTGGGGACAGCGATAGCGAATGATATCCAGTAATAGAGCATAAAGAAGGCATTGGGGACTTGAATATATATGCCTGATGATACATAGATAAAATGCCATGTCGATCCTAACTACACAGGGTCAGGGTGATTGATTGTTGACAATGGAAACCATCCATCACGACCCCTTCATTCATCCCAAGCCCAGCGCATGCAACTCCAACGCCCCTAGCGCCTCCACCTCCTAAAGCTGGGCGGCTAAGGACCCTGCTAGCGAGCAGGAGAGCGCTATGATTGGCTGAATCCGTGCACCGCGGGGCTCCAATTTAGGTTCCACAGCCTAGAGCCCGCTGGATAGCGAGCCTCTCTCCGCTCaagctcaggctcaggggAGCAGCCGTCGAATGAGGGATCGCGCCGAGTGTGTTTGTGCCTTGAGGTTGTGCTGCCCATCCCGTCCCGTGGGTTGAGGTGCTGGAATCCATGCTCCATCTCGCCAACCAACCTCAATCACGCATCACATCACAATCGCCATTCAGCTTCACAGCGCGACTGAGAAGCTACTGACTGGGAAACGAGGCCCCATTCGACTGTTCTAACTACCGACGCTTCACCCTGCTTTGTCTAGCACTCTCGCATTTAATGTTGCAACCCCGACACTAGGTTATtcgcctcctcaacctcgaatCGGTGAACCAAGTCCTCTCGAccatcctctctctccccCCCATCCATCTGCCCGCGCGCTCTCCCATCGTACGCCGATCTGGCGTTAGGTACAAGCCGCCACACTGTCTGAACCGCAGGAAGCTGGTATCGGACCATCTGTGTCCTTGgagtttgagaagaagacgccgTCGATCGCCTCATCGACGACGCCCAGCACGCGCACATCGTCAATCCATCATCGCGAGCCGACACCCGAAGACCTCAAGACCCCCGAACAACCCGAGTCGCACATTCTATTGAGTCGCGAGCAGTCTCCGCCGCCGCAGTATCCCGCCTCCgaggcttcttcctcgcgcCCTCCCCCCTTCTCGTCGCTCTTTACCTCACCACCGGACCACGCCCACCAGCGTCCCAGCAAGTTCACCACCTTCGTTGTCACTTCTCACTGCGAAGGAGAAGCTTCAGGTTCTGCCGCGCCAGCATACGAGTCTTTTACCGCCCCGCGAGCAGCGCAGCCTTTTGACCCGGACCAGACCGCCAGTGCCTTTCGCGATCCAGTCGCAGAGACCAAGCGCGCACTTCCCCAGGATACCAAGGGGGATTCCAGTCGCAAAGACGACGACGCAGAACCGCCGCCGGCTTATTCGGAGGGAGACAGTCCCCTCCTCACATTCTCGTACCTGATGGCTGCCGCAGGAGGAGCTTCGAGTATTATTACTCAGGTGCAGCAGGGCGGGCCGCCTGTGAACACCATTGGAGATGTCGGTGCCGATGAGACGATTGCTATGGACCTCAGGTGAGGCTTGCGATGTGAAGCAGCAAACTCGAGCGGCAGAGACTAACTGAAAATAGGGGCACCAGGTTCTACCTCTCTAGAGATGAGTTGCTCACTTTGCCCGAGTTTGTATTGCTATCCTTGTTCCCCAACGGACTCTTCCCTGAAGGACACATGGGTGGTTTCTCGGATGGTGATGCCGTGCAAGTAGACGTAAGCCCATGCTCTCTCATCACCGTAAAGTTTACCTTACCAACATGTGCTACAGTACGACCCTGCTTCTCTGCAGTATATGCTTGACTTCTTCCGGGATGTGGCACAATCGATCCCCACAGACCCGTCACCAAGCGTGTCGCAGGATGAAGATGCGCCTTCTCTGGGGGCCTCGCGCGACGACTCTAAGCGAGCCGGCATCATTGTGCTCCGCGAGGACCTGGACTTTTACGCCATCCCTCCGCGACCAGACATTGGCCAGCTGGACATGATTGCGGTGAAGCGGGCCGCTGCAGAGGCTCTGCAGAAGCAGGACGGCATCTTTTCCGGTTTGAAGCGAAGTGACGAGCCTGGTACCACCGAGGCCCATCTTATTGAGATGTTGACGGCAGGGTGAGTTTGCTCCAACGGGTCCAAGCAGGTGTACCATACTGACTTCACCTTTTAGCGGCTTCAACCACGACGACCGATGGGGTCACCGCGCAGGCGAGCCCAACAAGGCCGTCATCTGCAGTCTGGCGCTCGCCCGGCTGCGCAGCGACATTCGCGGCAACGAGATGGGCAACAACGCCGTAGGCATGGCGCAaaagctcctcctcttctggcGCAAGCCCGCACGACGATGCTGGTGGGAAGGCGTCGAGCTCGAAAACGTCGAAGGTGTCGAaggcaagctcaaggtctgGATCCGAAGAGTATGGACCCTCGAGATGAGCGTTATTGGCCTACGTTAGACGGGTCGTCCTCCTGTTCCCCCTAGAGTCAAGAACGCGTTATAGTCCTCCTCCCCGATTCTCTTTTGTCTATTCTATGTTGATTTCCACCACCCTTTTTCTTTACACCTTCTTACTAGGCTATTCAcattcttctttcttcactTATCTCGAGACCTGAGCTGTTGGAGGGTGGAGGACCACTagggaaaaaaagagaacATGTGTTGAAGGACAGGTCAAGTCGAGATTGCACGGGCTGGGCGTCAGGGTGCCATTGGAatggtttttttttttgttctCTCTACTAAACTCTTTctcttgttttcttttctttgcTATGCTTTTTATACAGCGCAGAGACGTTTGTACTACACAAAGACTGTATGTAgccttctctctctctcgggTCGCTGGCTAAAGGTTGGGTGGGGGATGCGGCTGTGGTGGATGAGTTGTGTGAGGAGACAGAGTTGGATGGTTTTATTGCATGTCAGAGATACAGCGTTTGAAGAGCATGAAGCGAGGAAAGAAATAGGATATCATCATCTCTGTGTCTAGTGAGTGATGTGACTTGGCTTCTCTGAAGGATGGTGTCATGTTGACCTGAGTACAAAGGCACAGGGGCTCGACCGCATGCCTCTGCCACCTCCATTTCCGTTTCAACCTTGATTGGATCTATTCTTGGATGACAgtttccatccatcacaatTCTATTTAGTAGCTGTATGCACATGGGCGGATGGGTGTTTTGTCCAGTTTCTCATGATCACTCACCTACGGTTATCAACCGACTGCTCCTTCCTCTTCGCTCGTGTGGTTATCTCGGGCTACCACACCTGGTtagagaaagagaaagagccATGGAATTGGCTGCCCTGAGCCTGCCTTGTGAGTTCTATGCCCAGGAACCCATCTCTGTCGAGTCCTAAGGAGGCCAGATTCTCCTTCTAGCATCCACAACTTCCTGTCTTGGTGCAACCTTCATCTTGCAAACTCTATCCTTTTCATCATTCCAGCATCTCAAATTCATACCTTTTCATATTTCAAGCATGGCGAGACCCGAAAGTTTGACGGTGGCAGTCCACAAACTGGAAGCAATTCTCGACCCAGGCCTACGACGAGAAGTTTCGCCCTGCACAGCAAGCGATATTGAAGATACGATATCGAAGATGAACCTCGCGGATGCTAATCTCCCCATGAAGCAGTCATTGGCAGAGCTCAAGGCGCTTGTTCAGAAATTGGAGAAGTGGTGTCATACAGAGGAACCATTGTTAAGCAGGGACGAGTTTTCTTGCCTCATCTGGGTGAGCCAGATCCCAGCTCAGTTCCATACGAAAGCTCACATTTTTAGGGTCCGATGAAGTTTCTGCTTGAAGTGAGCTACCTGTGTACATCGCCCAAGCGTTATGGGAGAGACAGCTGATGGTCATAGGCTGCGCAGAATGAGGAGATATTCGACAGACTGCTTGGCGCCTATTCCAAGATTGGGCAGGAGATTGCAGAGTCTGTGGAATTTGCTCAATTCACTCAATTGTGGGATGAAAGCTTCTCCAAGGTGCTGGATTTCCATTGTGAAGCTCTGGAGCTTTTGAGAAACCCTGGTACGAGATGCTGAGAGCGATTCTGACCATCTCGACTAATAAATGCCAGGATTGGATGCACTCTTCAGATCAGAACCAAAGGAGAGCCACGAAAACCTTCAAGAAGTGCCAGAGGACGAAACAAGCGATATCAGGGACCCGAAAAGATGTAAAATCACCACGGATAGCGATAACGAAACACaaaaggccgaggagaaccaCAAGTTGGCCATGAGCGAGCTGAAGGTCAAACTTCAGGGCCCAGACTATCGGAGAGATCGTGAGAGGTTCACCCGACACAGGATTGAGTTCAATTCAGGGACTTGGATCTTCTCCGAGGAAAAATTTCAGTCTTGGTACCGCAGTACTGATAACACGATTCTGTGCATCAGTGGTCTACTTGGCATGGGTAAGAGGCAACCTGCCTCTcacaagaggaggagattaTTGAAGCTGACAGCAAAAACAGGCAAGACAGTGTTGATGTCAACAGTGGCCAACAAGCTCCTGGCCGAGAAGCAGTATCTCGGCAGTGAAACTTTCGTTGGCTACTTTTATTTCAGCCATAGCTTGCAAGAACCGCACAACAGCCTTCTACGTGCTCTCTTAGAGCAATTCATGGACCAGAATGCGGTCTTGTTGAGCGAACTACTCGACAAGCATATTCATGCTTACGCTGATGGAATAAGGGAGACAGAAATGCTACAGAAACTTGTCAAACGAGCCATTGAGACGCGCCGCACCACCTTCTTGGTCCTGGATGGCCTGGACGAATACACCCACAAGGAACTAGACCGGACGGTAGAATGGTTACTCTCCACGGCCAAAAGCCTACCCGATGAGTCGATCTTGCGAATTATCATCTCAACTCGACGTGATAGTACTGGCTTGCATTAGCGTTTCGACTCGTACCCGTCGATATCGTTGGAGATATCTGCCCACACCGAGGATGTGCGGCGGTACTGTGGCAAGTGTTGCTTAGAGATACAGGAAAAGTTCGGCCTGTTGAAAGACGAGCGGGAAGAGATTTCTGAAAGGGTGGCACAATTATCAAACGGCAACTTCCTCCACGCTCGGGTCCTCCTTCGCCATATACTCAGCTATCCAGCAACTAGCAACCCGGGGATTGCGTTGCGGCCGAGTATATTTCCCGAGACAATGATTGGTGTGTGAGTGTTCCTTGACTAAACCTGACTCTTTCTTCCCTGGCAGCTGACAATACCTCACCGCGTAGATGCCAGTGGATCATGTCTCGGTTGCATTACTCCGAGGATGGACCAAAACTGCTGGGTTTGCTCATGGTGGCGGAACGACCCCTTCGATGGCGGGAAGCCCAAGCATTTCTTTGCATAGACGCAGAAAAATCAAGGGTTGATGGCAGCAGTCGTGGCCGGAGCCTTCAAGCCAGGGAGCTCTGTGGAGGTGTGGTGGACGTTTACCGCGTTACGGGCGATGATTCGTGCTCCGAGGAAATGATTCGGATCCTCCATCCCAAGATCAGAGAGTCTGTACCACGTTGATGCCGAGAAGACAGTGACTGACGGATTTTGTAGGTCCTTGTCGGCGCGAGAACCAGACATGATCAAcattggccttgagcatgcCAAGCTATCCCGTTTCTGTTCCGAATACCTGACATCGCAACGATTCAGAGCTGGTGTCTTTGCTGAGAAAGTCATGACCTGGGAAGACATTGAATTTTATGAGCCCCTGGATTACACAGTCCAACACTGGTATCACCACGCCAAGGCCACTATCAAGGCTTACAGAGTTCATACCGAGTATGACGAGGCTATCAAATCGCTTGGAACTTTCCTCTGGGCGCACATGAGGTACCGGAACGGAAAGCCCCCAAAAAGTATCCAAGATGTGCAAGACTTGTTCAAACACATACGCGAGGATGCGCATGAGCGTAACTTGCAGTTGCAACTTGAGGGCCGAGTTAGTTTCATTCGGAGACAGATTGAGAACCTATACTGGGACAAGGTACACTCTTGGGAGGGAGTACCTAATGGCCTGGACGGATCTGAACAGAAACTCATTCTCAAGTGCCCAAAACCATGGTGTTCCTTCTTCACTGGGAGTTTTGCAACCATCAAGGATCGAGATTTTCATCTGGAGCGTCACCAGAGACCCTTTTATTGCGCTGTTCAAAAATGTTTTGCGCATGAGCTTGGCTTTGAATCTCTACAAGGCCTGTACTGTCACCACTGGAGGTCGCACCAGCCTACATTCCTACTACAGAGCCCTCAGTCTTCACAAGATCTGTCACAGACCCTCGAAGAAGCATCCAGTTCGGGAAACCCTGTCCTTGTGGAGGAGGCACTAAGTTTAGGCAAGTTCACAGAAAGCACTCTCACAGCCAAATTATGCATGGCGGCTGGCCAGGGCTTCCTGGCTGTCTGCAAGCTCCTCATTTCCAAGGGGGCAGATGTCAATGGACCTGGGGACGAGTCTGTGAAAAGCCCACTGGAGGCGGCTGCTTCGC
This window encodes:
- a CDS encoding NACHT domain-containing protein, which gives rise to MARPESLTVAVHKLEAILDPGLRREVSPCTASDIEDTISKMNLADANLPMKQSLAELKALVQKLEKWCHTEEPLLSRDEFSCLIWGPMKFLLEAAQNEEIFDRLLGAYSKIGQEIAESVEFAQFTQLWDESFSKVLDFHCEALELLRNPGLDALFRSEPKESHENLQEVPEDETSDIRDPKRCKITTDSDNETQKAEENHKLAMSELKVKLQGPDYRRDRERFTRHRIEFNSGTWIFSEEKFQSWYRSTDNTILCISGLLGMGKTVLMSTVANKLLAEKQYLGSETFVGYFYFSHSLQEPHNSLLRALLEQFMDQNAVLLSELLDKHIHAYADGIRETEMLQKLVKRAIETRRTTFLVLDGLDEYTHKELDRTRFDSYPSISLEISAHTEDVRRYCGKCCLEIQEKFGLLKDEREEISERVAQLSNGNFLHARVLLRHILSYPATSNPGIALRPSIFPETMIGVCQWIMSRLHYSEDGPKLLGLLMVAERPLRWREAQAFLCIDAEKSRVDGSSRGRSLQARELCGGVVDVYRVTGDDSCSEEMIRILHPKIRESLSAREPDMINIGLEHAKLSRFCSEYLTSQRFRAGVFAEKVMTWEDIEFYEPLDYTVQHWYHHAKATIKAYRVHTEYDEAIKSLGTFLWAHMRYRNGKPPKSIQDVQDLFKHIREDAHERNLQLQLEGRVSFIRRQIENLYWDKVHSWEGVPNGLDGSEQKLILKCPKPWCSFFTGSFATIKDRDFHLERHQRPFYCAVQKCFAHELGFESLQGLYCHHWRSHQPTFLLQSPQSSQDLSQTLEEASSSGNPVLVEEALSLGKFTESTLTAKLCMAAGQGFLAVCKLLISKGADVNGPGDESVKSPLEAAASRGDADMVKLFLDRDVHPKNPPEICPEIPSEALGRTCKNGHYRAARPLFEAQGFSIEGPGDLLLYSIQGGSLPLTEYLLSQGLGYSINENLVNSIMDAFEEIQHGPEVLDMMLSMGNGILNGKSIESAIKRGLIQEVELLLRCPRLRLTYTESDRIFRVAVDSNSTELVRLLGKVKTVHALS
- a CDS encoding G-patch domain-containing protein, whose amino-acid sequence is MSYKRSRATYEADLHAPFATFGTPLPDDPEARDDGSFVPIWKQEVRDERGRKRLHGAFTGGWSAGYFNTVGSKEGWTPSTFVSSRSNRRKDDAAPAQQRPEDYMDEEDLADAAEAQKLQTSQAFAGLGSSGQEAGSGGLMGLLRADGDTMGLKLLRKMGWRDGQGIGPKIRRSARLDLGGSSEAGETHLFAPDNTKMIQFIRKTDRKGLGHEGEAKLTGLSKITAAADDDDDDEEPQSGDLRSTYLISTGRQKPKPGRGGIGVGILNDNGSDEEDPYEIGPKIRYNRVIGGDKKKKKAKKVAAPVNPALKNAPVFVSRTARAGNGLRRCHDGRLPLDGFVLAKITEDLADLLLEYAPPPVPEGWVSSKAPTNQATSTTYTSTADAAKASTHDAKSRAALLGEKALPGKSVFDFISSSARDKLAAASGRKDLPPGLGEVPEGFAMTEEEKQQALWDEAPKLDRETAVAAISRGSAGPYADDEAKKARYRTYLEHFATGNQPLPYKPKGMADDDFARELAEFYNCARIFKPMTGFMASRFTTAKKPSVTSTDGSTGAELLSKPEPKAADPAEEAAKVGMYGKLTRTVEDFYPTRLLCKRFNVKAPANSRLDKEAETSNSRGPGLMEDTGGMAAPVGETKYIESAPSTTGTTPTPKPEPVINPDKNEALEGKTAHDEEAGIGPSVSLEFEKKTPSIASSTTPSTRTSSIHHREPTPEDLKTPEQPESHILLSREQSPPPQYPASEASSSRPPPFSSLFTSPPDHAHQRPSKFTTFVVTSHCEGEASGSAAPAYESFTAPRAAQPFDPDQTASAFRDPVAETKRALPQDTKGDSSRKDDDAEPPPAYSEGDSPLLTFSYLMAAAGGASSIITQVQQGGPPVNTIGDVGADETIAMDLRGTRFYLSRDELLTLPEFVLLSLFPNGLFPEGHMGGFSDGDAVQVDYDPASLQYMLDFFRDVAQSIPTDPSPSVSQDEDAPSLGASRDDSKRAGIIVLREDLDFYAIPPRPDIGQLDMIAVKRAAAEALQKQDGIFSGLKRSDEPGTTEAHLIEMLTAGGFNHDDRWGHRAGEPNKAVICSLALARLRSDIRGNEMGNNAVGMAQKLLLFWRKPARRCWWEGVELENVEGVEGKLKVWIRRVWTLEMSVIGLR